In the genome of Desulfovibrio desulfuricans, one region contains:
- the alaS gene encoding alanine--tRNA ligase produces the protein MLTAKEIRRRYLEFFHRHQHAIVESGPIIPPNDPTLLFTNAGMVQFKKLFLGEEKRAYSRATTCQKCLRVSGKHNDLENVGRTARHHTFFEMLGNFSFGDYFKREAITWAWEFVTKELELPKEKLWVTVFREDDEAADIWAEVAGLPAERIVRMGEKDNFWTMGDTGPCGPCSEIYVDQGEDMSCGPDCGIGNCDCDRFLEIWNLVFTQFDQSADGTRVALANPNIDTGMGLERMAAVAQGKRSNFDCDLFQEIIQYAASLAGVSYSFSAPDANDVDTALRVIADHSRSAAFLVAGGVLPSNEGRGYVLRRLIRRALRFATLIGVNEPFMYKVARKVTEVMGDAYPELVEHADFIARAVHEEEQRFSLTLQKGLELLDEELAALKAAGKMQIPGEFCFKLYDTYGFPLDIVTDVAEKRGFTADAAGFEKHMAEQRKRARDHQKKGGLLGQADGVNVFKPLLDAGVKSTFVGYERLTEKSPLTLLLNGEGEEVNDLGEGETGYAITAATPFYGEGGGQAGDMGTLASLTGEARVITTHKPAPTLLVHEIEVTKGELHKGGEATLKVDADQRKSTARNHTCTHLLHAALRRALGTHVKQAGSLVDPHRLRFDFSHIAALTPEELAAVERDVNRAIMADLPVTAKEMPVAEAMGTGAMALFGEKYGDIVRVLTVSGAEKSEPESVELCGGTHLERTGEAGAFMIVSESGVAAGTRRIEAVTGWNAYALAVEQRAELAALAGQLKARPGQLAERVAALQGDIKKLRKASEKAAAAPVTGADLAASAQQVNGVRMLAAKLENVPVKALREIMDDVRSRLSENTVACLATAEDGKVGLLLYVSKDLHGRFTAPALIKDVAAPCGGSGGGRPDMAQAGGTKAEGIDEAFAVLKQRIEQ, from the coding sequence ATGCTCACTGCCAAAGAAATACGTCGCCGCTATCTCGAATTTTTCCATCGCCATCAGCATGCCATCGTCGAATCAGGCCCCATCATCCCACCCAACGACCCCACCCTGCTGTTTACCAACGCGGGCATGGTGCAGTTTAAAAAGCTGTTTCTGGGTGAAGAAAAACGCGCCTACAGCCGGGCCACCACCTGTCAGAAATGCCTGCGAGTTTCGGGCAAGCACAACGACCTCGAAAACGTGGGCCGCACCGCGCGCCACCACACGTTTTTTGAAATGCTGGGCAACTTTTCGTTTGGCGACTATTTCAAGCGCGAGGCCATCACCTGGGCCTGGGAATTTGTGACCAAAGAGCTTGAACTGCCCAAGGAAAAGCTCTGGGTTACGGTGTTTCGCGAGGACGACGAGGCCGCCGACATCTGGGCCGAGGTTGCCGGTCTGCCCGCCGAGCGCATCGTGCGCATGGGCGAAAAGGACAACTTCTGGACCATGGGCGATACCGGCCCCTGCGGCCCCTGTTCCGAAATCTACGTCGACCAGGGCGAAGACATGTCCTGCGGACCCGACTGCGGCATCGGCAACTGCGACTGCGACCGTTTCCTTGAAATCTGGAACCTCGTGTTCACCCAGTTTGACCAGTCCGCCGACGGCACGCGCGTGGCGCTGGCCAACCCCAACATTGATACGGGCATGGGGCTTGAGCGCATGGCCGCCGTCGCCCAGGGCAAACGTTCAAACTTCGACTGCGACCTGTTTCAGGAAATCATTCAGTACGCGGCCTCTCTGGCGGGCGTCAGCTACAGCTTCAGCGCGCCCGACGCCAACGACGTGGATACGGCCCTGCGCGTTATTGCCGATCACAGCCGTTCGGCGGCCTTTCTGGTGGCTGGCGGGGTGCTGCCCTCCAACGAGGGCCGCGGCTACGTGCTGCGCCGCCTTATCCGCCGCGCCCTGCGCTTTGCCACGCTCATAGGCGTCAACGAGCCCTTCATGTACAAGGTGGCCCGCAAGGTTACGGAAGTCATGGGCGACGCCTACCCCGAGCTTGTCGAGCACGCCGACTTTATCGCCCGCGCGGTGCATGAGGAAGAACAGCGGTTCTCCCTTACCCTGCAAAAGGGCCTGGAGCTGCTGGACGAAGAGCTGGCCGCCCTCAAGGCCGCCGGCAAGATGCAGATTCCCGGCGAATTCTGCTTCAAGCTGTACGACACCTACGGCTTCCCCCTCGACATCGTTACCGACGTGGCTGAAAAACGCGGTTTTACCGCCGACGCCGCCGGTTTTGAAAAACACATGGCCGAGCAGCGCAAGCGCGCCCGCGATCACCAGAAAAAGGGCGGCCTGCTGGGTCAGGCCGACGGCGTCAACGTCTTCAAGCCCCTGTTGGATGCGGGTGTTAAAAGCACCTTTGTGGGCTATGAGCGCCTGACGGAAAAAAGCCCCCTGACCCTGCTGCTCAACGGCGAGGGCGAAGAGGTCAACGACCTCGGCGAGGGCGAGACCGGCTACGCCATCACCGCTGCCACGCCTTTTTACGGCGAGGGCGGCGGTCAGGCTGGCGACATGGGCACGCTGGCAAGCCTTACGGGCGAGGCGCGGGTGATCACCACCCACAAGCCCGCGCCCACGCTGCTTGTGCACGAAATTGAAGTAACCAAGGGCGAGCTGCATAAGGGCGGCGAGGCCACCCTCAAGGTAGATGCGGACCAGCGCAAATCCACCGCCCGCAACCACACCTGCACGCACCTGCTGCACGCGGCCCTGCGCCGCGCGCTGGGCACGCACGTCAAGCAGGCGGGTTCGCTGGTCGACCCGCACCGCCTGCGTTTTGACTTTTCGCACATAGCGGCCCTTACGCCTGAAGAGCTGGCGGCTGTTGAGCGCGACGTCAACCGCGCCATCATGGCCGACCTGCCCGTGACCGCCAAGGAAATGCCCGTGGCCGAAGCCATGGGCACCGGCGCCATGGCCCTGTTTGGCGAAAAATATGGCGATATTGTGCGCGTGCTCACAGTTTCCGGCGCGGAAAAAAGCGAACCTGAATCTGTGGAACTGTGCGGCGGCACGCACCTTGAACGCACCGGCGAGGCCGGGGCCTTCATGATCGTGTCTGAAAGCGGCGTGGCCGCCGGAACCCGGCGCATTGAAGCCGTGACCGGCTGGAACGCATACGCCCTGGCCGTGGAACAGCGGGCAGAGCTGGCGGCGCTTGCCGGTCAGCTCAAGGCGCGCCCCGGTCAGCTGGCCGAGCGCGTTGCCGCCCTGCAGGGCGACATCAAAAAATTGCGCAAAGCGTCTGAAAAAGCCGCCGCCGCACCCGTTACCGGGGCCGACCTTGCCGCCAGCGCGCAGCAGGTAAACGGCGTGCGCATGCTGGCCGCCAAGCTGGAAAATGTTCCCGTTAAAGCCCTGCGCGAAATCATGGACGACGTGCGTTCGCGCCTTTCTGAAAATACCGTTGCCTGCCTTGCAACGGCCGAGGACGGCAAGGTTGGGCTTTTGCTGTATGTTTCCAAAGACCTGCACGGCAGATTCACTGCCCCTGCCCTTATCAAGGACGTTGCCGCCCCTTGCGGCGGCTCAGGCGGCGGCAGACCCGACATGGCACAGGCGGGCGGCACCAAGGCCGAAGGAATCGATGAGGCCTTTGCCGTGCTGAAACAACGCATCGAACAATAA
- the recA gene encoding recombinase RecA, translated as MAKKPAMSQENARAEALGTALATIERKYGKGAVMKLSDEAHVNIPVIPTGSIGLDLALGVGGIPRGRISEIFGPESSGKTTLTLHIIAECQKQGGTCAFVDAEHALDVSYAKHLGVNTDELLISQPDYGEQALDIADMLVRSGAIDLVVVDSVAALIPQAELEGDMGELQVGGHARLMSHAMRRLTGTIHKSRTSVIFINQIRMKIGVTGYGSPETTTGGNALKFYSSVRLDIRRIQTLKDKEESFGSRTRVKVVKNKVAPPFRSAIFDILYGQGISRSGELLDLGIEAKIIDQSGSWFAFGAEKLGQGREKVRALLDENLDLRNQIEAKVVEFLGLHPKEFTPTVEDADEGEAPAPNYE; from the coding sequence ATGGCGAAAAAACCGGCCATGAGTCAGGAAAACGCGCGCGCCGAGGCCTTGGGCACCGCACTTGCCACCATTGAACGCAAGTACGGCAAGGGCGCGGTGATGAAGCTTTCCGACGAAGCCCATGTTAATATCCCTGTTATCCCGACTGGTTCCATTGGCCTTGACCTGGCCCTTGGGGTGGGCGGCATACCACGCGGGCGCATCAGCGAAATTTTTGGCCCGGAATCTTCGGGCAAGACCACGCTCACCCTGCACATTATCGCCGAGTGCCAAAAACAGGGCGGCACCTGCGCCTTTGTGGACGCGGAGCACGCCCTTGACGTTTCGTACGCCAAGCATCTCGGCGTAAATACCGACGAGCTGCTCATCTCGCAGCCCGACTACGGCGAACAGGCCCTCGACATTGCCGACATGCTTGTGCGCTCCGGCGCTATCGACCTTGTGGTGGTCGACTCTGTGGCCGCCCTTATTCCTCAGGCCGAGCTTGAGGGCGACATGGGCGAGTTGCAGGTGGGCGGTCACGCACGCCTCATGTCGCACGCCATGCGCCGCCTCACGGGCACGATCCACAAATCGCGCACGTCGGTCATCTTCATCAACCAGATCCGCATGAAGATAGGCGTGACGGGCTACGGCAGCCCCGAGACCACCACCGGCGGCAACGCGCTCAAGTTTTATTCTTCCGTGCGCCTGGACATCCGGCGCATCCAGACCCTCAAGGACAAGGAAGAATCCTTTGGCTCGCGCACCCGGGTAAAGGTAGTCAAAAACAAAGTCGCACCGCCCTTCCGCAGCGCCATCTTTGATATTCTGTATGGTCAGGGCATCTCGCGCTCCGGCGAGCTGCTCGACCTTGGCATTGAAGCCAAAATCATCGACCAGAGCGGCTCGTGGTTTGCCTTTGGCGCGGAAAAGCTCGGCCAGGGACGCGAAAAAGTACGTGCCCTGCTGGACGAAAACCTTGATCTGCGCAACCAGATCGAAGCCAAGGTTGTGGAATTCCTGGGCCTGCACCCCAAGGAATTTACGCCCACCGTTGAAGACGCAGACGAGGGCGAAGCCCCCGCACCCAATTACGAATAA